Proteins from a single region of Heterodontus francisci isolate sHetFra1 chromosome 29, sHetFra1.hap1, whole genome shotgun sequence:
- the LOC137346247 gene encoding probable G-protein coupled receptor 139, protein MYLPIDSILKIYYPFLAVVGVVVNLLAIVILSRGKCGLSTCTTRYLVAMAMADLLVIITEVILWQISYYYFPGSFLDITPVCSVNAVLLFAAIDCSVWFTITFTFDRFVAICCQKLKTKYCTEKTAAVVLATTCILLCSKNVTFYFTYEPGKIIDNVPWFCVVKQSYFSEPEWVGFDWFDKVLTPLIPFALILLFNALTVRYILVASRVRKELRGQSKGENHSDPEMESRRKSVILLFTISGNFTLLWLVNVIEFLYYHITGTEHMDYTDSESIFQQVGWMLLTLSCCTNTFIYGATQSKFREQVKSAVKYPVTSIIQLMNEQNN, encoded by the coding sequence ttaatttactggcgattgtgatcctgtcccggggaaagtgcggcctctccacctgcaccactcgctacctggtggccatggcaatggcggatctactggtcatcatcactgaggtcatactgtggcaaatcagttattattatttcccaggatctttcttggacatcacccctgtgtgtagtgttaacgcTGTCCTACTCTTTGcagccatagactgttctgtctggttcaccatcactttcacctttgatcgatttgtggccatttgttgccagaagctgaaaacaaaatattgcaccgagaaaactgcggctgtggttctggcaacaacctgcattctgctctgttcaaaaaatgtcactttctactttacatatgaacctggaaagataattgacaatgtaccgtggttctgtgttgTCAAGCAAAGCTATTTTTCAGAGCCcgaatgggtgggatttgactggtttgataaggttttaaccccattgatcccattcgctttaatcctgttgttcaacgctctgacagtcagatacattttagtggccagtcgagtccgcaaggaactgaggggtcagagcaagggagagaatcacagtgacccagagatggagagcagaaggaagtctgtgattttactcttcaccatatccggcaacttcacaCTTCTGTGGTTGGTAAATGTTATCGAATTCTTATATTATCACATTACAGGAACAGAACACATGGATTACACCGATTCGGAATctatatttcaacaagtcggatggatgctgctgactttaagttgctgcacaaacacatttatttacggggcgactcagtccaagttcagagagcaggtcaagagtgcggtgaaatatccagttacatcaattattcaattaatgaatgaacaaaacaactga